A portion of the Stigmatella aurantiaca DW4/3-1 genome contains these proteins:
- the tnpC gene encoding IS66 family transposase, with protein sequence MSRPTTVQEQGAGPEPRPEPPGEASDMEAVRAYMRQLLEEGRGEEAIELLLGLLGRLREEHSSTAMRLKEALRQLYGRRSEKTPASSLQLLLSLLTQPPPGPPEADSGAQAPAAAPAAPPEQAPKKPPRRVLARGAKALPAHLERREVQVEPSAEECTCPECGQPRKSIGQEVSQRLELEPARFYVRVEKRPKLACARCKEGVVAAPAGETPLPGALPGPGLLAQLLVGKYRDGLPVHRQQAIFDKRYGVKLPPSTLGDWVAGASDLLVPLVALLKRRTLSDFLLHTDDTGVRVLDKEDARGVKRGHLWPYIGQGGNLFVEYTPDWSSQGPQAVLANFQGYLVVDGYKGYQALFGHASPRTEVGCWMHARRGFERAHLAGDARGSTVLALVQKLYAVERQATQASLSCQARLALRLEKSAPVCLELFGLLTDWAPHVPPKTPLGKAIAYALHRSVPLGRFLEDGRVPLDNGEAERLIKLIVLGRKNWLFLGSDAAGHRAAAVYSLVLSCYRLEMDPWAYFRDVLPKLGDTLFPASRIAELLPEAWAQQPAQQR encoded by the coding sequence ATGAGCAGGCCCACAACAGTCCAGGAGCAGGGGGCCGGGCCGGAGCCGAGACCGGAGCCCCCCGGCGAAGCCAGTGACATGGAGGCGGTGCGTGCGTACATGCGGCAGTTGCTGGAGGAGGGCCGAGGTGAGGAGGCCATCGAGTTGTTGCTGGGCCTTTTAGGAAGGCTGCGCGAGGAGCATTCCAGCACGGCGATGAGGCTGAAGGAGGCGTTGAGGCAACTGTACGGGCGCAGGAGTGAGAAGACCCCCGCCAGTTCCCTGCAACTGCTGCTGTCACTGCTCACCCAGCCGCCGCCTGGCCCGCCCGAGGCCGACAGCGGAGCGCAAGCGCCTGCGGCGGCCCCAGCCGCCCCGCCGGAGCAGGCGCCGAAGAAGCCGCCCCGGCGTGTCCTGGCGCGCGGCGCCAAGGCGCTGCCGGCCCACCTGGAGCGGCGCGAGGTGCAGGTGGAGCCTTCTGCCGAAGAGTGTACGTGTCCTGAATGCGGTCAGCCCAGGAAGAGCATTGGCCAGGAAGTCAGCCAGCGGTTGGAATTGGAGCCCGCGCGCTTCTATGTGCGAGTGGAGAAGCGGCCCAAGCTGGCGTGTGCTCGCTGTAAGGAGGGTGTGGTGGCCGCCCCCGCGGGCGAGACGCCGCTGCCAGGAGCGTTGCCGGGCCCCGGCCTGCTGGCGCAGCTGTTGGTAGGCAAGTACCGAGACGGCCTACCGGTGCACCGCCAGCAGGCCATTTTCGATAAACGGTATGGGGTGAAGCTGCCGCCTTCCACCCTGGGCGACTGGGTGGCCGGTGCCAGCGACTTGCTGGTGCCCCTGGTGGCGCTGCTCAAGCGCCGAACGCTCAGTGACTTCCTGCTGCATACTGATGACACCGGGGTGCGAGTGCTGGACAAGGAGGACGCGCGTGGCGTCAAGCGCGGCCACCTCTGGCCTTACATCGGCCAGGGCGGCAATCTCTTCGTCGAGTACACACCGGATTGGAGTAGCCAGGGGCCCCAGGCGGTGCTGGCCAACTTCCAGGGCTATCTCGTGGTGGACGGCTACAAAGGCTACCAGGCGCTCTTCGGCCACGCTTCGCCTCGCACCGAGGTGGGATGTTGGATGCACGCCCGGCGTGGCTTCGAGCGTGCTCACCTGGCAGGTGACGCGCGTGGCAGCACAGTGCTGGCCCTCGTGCAGAAACTGTATGCCGTGGAACGCCAAGCCACCCAAGCCAGTCTGTCCTGCCAAGCCCGGCTGGCGCTGCGCTTGGAGAAGAGCGCTCCGGTCTGTCTCGAACTCTTCGGTTTGCTGACGGATTGGGCTCCTCACGTGCCCCCGAAAACGCCGCTGGGTAAGGCCATTGCCTATGCGCTCCACCGCTCTGTCCCCTTGGGCCGCTTCCTCGAGGATGGACGCGTGCCTCTGGACAATGGAGAGGCCGAACGGCTCATCAAGCTGATTGTCCTCGGCAGGAAGAACTGGCTCTTCCTGGGCAGCGACGCCGCAGGCCACCGCGCGGCGGCTGTCTATTCCCTGGTCCTCAGCTGCTATCGGCTGGAGATGGACCCCTGGGCTTACTTTCGCGACGTGTTGCCCAAACTCGGTGACACCCTCTTCCCCGCCTCTCGCATCGCGGAGCTCCTCCCCGAGGCGTGGGCACAGCAACCAGCTCAGCAGCGATAG
- a CDS encoding HamA C-terminal domain-containing protein has translation MTTSADATGATATPPTSTTDSVGAAHESIEEALKRLARGTPTALAGLLHDVESHVTVDGTLVTAHCHCLKLDGNGRPRTEDLVKVIAEHVLDYAIPRSHIREAAEELQRSRSTQKLVRLVDEARSLFTDLEQSGEGGELLLFAFAEKILHLPQLICKMSLKTNTRMHVHGADGLHAGVDPTTGKLLLYWGESKIYGDVTGAVRECLASIRPMLAEYSSGQRDLQLLQRHADLDDPALEAALKKYLDPDADEFNSLEFRGLCLVGFDCDAYPTGPSTTQLAAMAKQIATTLPTWRGHVKKRLTEEKLDAFAMHFLFVPFPSADGFRQLLRDKLGVSKQAMPAAPTAVPSAPVSTPAVVAAKAAKPTPTRRTTPAPVSGVTTPRKARATKPRGTPSGAA, from the coding sequence ATGACCACGAGCGCTGATGCGACGGGGGCCACTGCGACGCCCCCCACGTCGACGACCGATTCCGTAGGCGCCGCGCATGAATCCATCGAGGAAGCGCTGAAGCGCCTCGCGCGAGGCACGCCGACCGCCTTGGCCGGCCTTCTCCACGACGTCGAGAGTCATGTGACCGTCGATGGCACGCTGGTGACCGCGCACTGCCATTGCCTGAAACTCGACGGTAACGGGCGGCCCCGCACCGAAGACCTCGTGAAAGTCATCGCCGAGCACGTCCTCGACTACGCCATCCCGAGGAGCCACATCCGCGAGGCGGCCGAGGAGCTCCAGCGAAGCCGATCGACGCAGAAGCTGGTCCGGCTCGTCGACGAAGCGAGAAGCCTGTTCACCGATCTTGAACAGAGCGGCGAGGGAGGAGAGCTTCTGCTGTTCGCCTTCGCGGAGAAAATTCTCCACCTCCCGCAGCTCATCTGCAAGATGAGCCTCAAGACCAACACCAGGATGCATGTTCACGGTGCGGACGGACTTCACGCTGGGGTCGATCCCACGACGGGCAAGCTGCTCTTGTACTGGGGTGAGTCGAAGATCTACGGCGACGTCACCGGGGCCGTGCGCGAGTGCCTGGCATCCATCCGCCCGATGCTCGCCGAGTACTCCTCGGGCCAGAGGGACCTCCAGCTCCTCCAGAGGCATGCGGACCTCGACGATCCGGCGCTCGAAGCGGCTCTCAAGAAGTACCTCGATCCCGATGCGGACGAATTCAACTCGTTAGAGTTCCGCGGGCTCTGCCTCGTCGGCTTCGACTGCGATGCGTATCCGACCGGTCCCTCGACCACGCAGCTCGCCGCCATGGCTAAGCAGATCGCAACGACGCTTCCGACGTGGAGGGGGCACGTCAAGAAGCGGCTCACCGAGGAGAAGCTCGATGCGTTCGCGATGCACTTCCTGTTCGTGCCGTTCCCGTCCGCTGACGGGTTCAGGCAGTTGCTCCGCGACAAGCTGGGCGTCTCCAAGCAGGCAATGCCTGCTGCCCCGACTGCAGTACCGAGCGCGCCCGTTTCAACGCCTGCTGTTGTTGCCGCCAAGGCTGCTAAGCCCACGCCCACCCGTAGAACCACTCCGGCGCCCGTTTCCGGCGTGACGACGCCGCGCAAGGCGCGCGCGACAAAGCCGAGGGGGACTCCCAGTGGCGCTGCGTGA
- a CDS encoding DEAD/DEAH box helicase, whose translation MALRDLGPWLLDVPGFRRQADKVLVDAACGELGTDFVRLDQHRDLEHDWRYLLLAASVLAQSTDGRCQLAALRIAQSCLSGANATEVQRDSAALVLDALANHPAIKLAENRQLLKPSFVTRLPGAALIEYTRRWYENSVAVHGNKLLRVNRFQRRLWDEVRNQGWMSVSAPTSAGKSFILARWICELMRTSTVATVVYVVPTRALISQVERDLRDLFKDEGLQDVSVSALPILKADSDAEPVRRRVFVFTQERLHILLSAKPDLAVRALIVDEAHKVGDRQRGVLLQDVIERVSAENPELRVLFASPMTSNPGLLLEDAAGGPANPAFASDDVTVAQNLFWVSQRPRRTTEWDVSLCERSETIALGTVSLKASPTPASKRLPFVAHAISATSPGNIVYVNRAADAETVAGQLYGLMGVDCEAEEGAALKELIELAQHVVHKKFLLATYLRRGVAFHYGNMPLLLREEIERLFTEGIIKYLVCTSTLIEGVNMACRNIFMRGPTKGIGNPLSAEDFWNLAGRAGRWGKEFQGNIFCVDADRKEIWGENGPPRERTRQPIRRTTDEVLRIEVAPQFVKFIKDGAPLETLKEHPEFEPVFAYLAGVHVRYGGLLEARWAGRYDETMLSELAAVVEEAVDGLAIEHDIIVRNPGISPFALDELLKYFREREGDVEELLPSEPSSKDAAKVYAGIFGRLCRRACPKLGPEGPRAFVLALLVTRWMSGFPLSRLIDDRLKRKGDDKAAAEIRNVMNDVEQIARFEAPRGLSAYCDVLRQFLREVEREDLIERIPPFNVFLELGVSLQTQIALIGVGLSRTSSVALSEIITEDKLTEPQVLQWLRDNEELWRNFPLPSLVKKEVERVLNQHKERAGVKEASS comes from the coding sequence GTGGCGCTGCGTGATCTCGGACCTTGGCTCCTCGACGTTCCCGGCTTCCGGCGGCAGGCTGACAAGGTCCTTGTCGACGCCGCGTGCGGCGAGCTCGGTACGGACTTCGTCCGCCTCGATCAGCATCGCGACCTCGAGCACGACTGGCGGTACCTGCTACTCGCAGCGAGCGTACTGGCACAGTCGACGGACGGCCGCTGCCAGCTTGCTGCGCTGCGCATCGCGCAGAGCTGCCTTTCGGGTGCGAATGCGACCGAGGTCCAGCGCGACTCCGCTGCTCTTGTTCTCGACGCACTGGCGAACCACCCAGCCATCAAGCTCGCGGAGAACCGGCAGCTTTTGAAGCCGTCCTTCGTGACGAGACTTCCCGGGGCGGCGCTCATCGAGTACACGCGGCGCTGGTACGAGAACTCCGTCGCGGTGCATGGCAACAAGCTGCTGCGGGTGAACCGCTTCCAGCGGAGGCTTTGGGACGAGGTTCGGAACCAAGGATGGATGTCGGTCTCGGCGCCGACGTCTGCCGGGAAGTCGTTCATCCTCGCCCGGTGGATCTGCGAACTGATGCGCACGTCGACGGTTGCGACGGTGGTGTACGTCGTTCCAACACGTGCGCTCATCAGCCAAGTGGAGCGCGACCTTCGAGATCTGTTCAAGGACGAGGGACTCCAGGACGTCTCCGTGTCGGCATTGCCGATCTTGAAAGCCGACTCCGATGCCGAGCCGGTACGTCGGCGGGTCTTTGTCTTCACGCAGGAGCGGCTTCACATCCTCCTCTCTGCGAAGCCCGACCTCGCGGTCCGGGCACTCATCGTCGACGAGGCTCACAAGGTTGGAGACCGCCAGCGCGGCGTGCTGCTCCAAGACGTGATCGAGCGCGTGAGCGCAGAGAACCCGGAGCTTCGCGTCCTGTTCGCCAGCCCGATGACGAGCAATCCTGGGCTTCTGCTCGAGGATGCGGCGGGGGGCCCCGCCAACCCTGCGTTTGCTAGCGACGACGTGACGGTCGCGCAGAACCTGTTCTGGGTCAGCCAGCGTCCGCGCCGAACGACGGAGTGGGACGTGTCGCTCTGCGAGCGAAGCGAAACCATCGCGCTTGGCACCGTCTCGCTCAAGGCGAGCCCGACGCCGGCCAGCAAGCGCCTGCCCTTCGTCGCGCACGCGATCAGCGCAACGTCACCCGGCAACATCGTCTACGTCAATCGTGCCGCAGATGCCGAGACGGTTGCTGGACAGCTCTACGGCCTGATGGGTGTCGACTGCGAAGCCGAGGAGGGCGCCGCACTCAAGGAGTTGATCGAACTCGCGCAGCATGTCGTGCACAAGAAGTTCCTGCTCGCGACCTACCTGCGTCGAGGCGTGGCCTTCCACTATGGGAACATGCCTTTGCTCCTTCGCGAGGAGATTGAGCGTCTCTTCACCGAGGGCATCATCAAGTACTTGGTGTGCACGTCGACCCTGATCGAGGGGGTCAACATGGCGTGCCGTAACATCTTCATGCGTGGGCCGACGAAGGGGATCGGCAACCCGCTGTCCGCAGAGGACTTCTGGAACCTTGCCGGGCGTGCCGGCAGGTGGGGCAAGGAGTTCCAGGGCAACATCTTCTGCGTCGACGCCGACCGAAAGGAGATCTGGGGTGAGAACGGACCTCCACGTGAGCGAACGCGGCAGCCGATTCGTCGCACGACCGACGAGGTGCTTCGGATCGAAGTAGCTCCGCAGTTCGTGAAGTTCATCAAGGACGGTGCGCCGCTCGAGACGCTGAAGGAGCATCCTGAGTTCGAGCCGGTGTTCGCGTACCTCGCCGGTGTTCACGTGCGCTACGGAGGCCTCCTCGAAGCGCGATGGGCGGGGCGCTACGACGAAACGATGCTCAGCGAGTTGGCCGCCGTCGTGGAGGAAGCCGTCGATGGACTGGCGATCGAGCACGACATCATCGTGAGGAACCCTGGCATCAGTCCGTTCGCTCTGGACGAACTCCTCAAGTACTTCCGCGAGCGAGAGGGTGACGTCGAAGAGCTCCTGCCGTCGGAGCCGTCGAGCAAGGACGCCGCCAAGGTGTACGCAGGGATCTTCGGGCGCCTTTGCAGGCGGGCTTGCCCCAAACTCGGTCCCGAGGGCCCGAGAGCCTTCGTGCTGGCGCTGCTCGTCACGCGGTGGATGTCGGGATTCCCACTCTCACGTCTGATCGATGACCGGCTCAAGAGGAAGGGCGACGACAAAGCAGCAGCAGAGATCAGGAACGTGATGAACGACGTCGAGCAAATCGCACGATTCGAGGCGCCGCGCGGTCTCAGCGCCTACTGCGACGTGCTCCGGCAGTTCCTGCGGGAGGTGGAGCGCGAGGATCTCATCGAGCGCATCCCGCCGTTCAACGTGTTTCTGGAGCTTGGTGTCAGCCTTCAAACGCAGATCGCTCTTATCGGCGTCGGCCTTTCGCGCACGTCAAGCGTGGCGCTGTCGGAGATCATCACCGAGGACAAGCTGACGGAGCCGCAGGTGCTCCAGTGGCTCCGTGACAACGAGGAACTGTGGCGCAACTTCCCGCTTCCCTCGCTGGTGAAGAAGGAGGTCGAACGCGTCCTGAATCAGCACAAGGAGCGAGCTGGCGTGAAGGAGGCCTCCTCGTGA
- a CDS encoding SH3 domain-containing protein, whose amino-acid sequence MGEIPEGGELVGKIGIINWDGKTQVRLRSAPNTAINVIRTLPFNLHVQVIKSFAGGWLFVTTPWGDMGFVASTYVWTHLPEPTARLHRVKQGVLGTAIAIAETYYGSEAEQWGQDLRYYVNVLAHANRVAVPSSTTGWRQVRFNFGNLIWVPGRAYAQSLQDVINAGSLSYELARGLNASLQRIEQFLENSHRAIMLSRRYLWDALGKRFQQALINSVLAIAELVVGGIALMALATGAGAAIGVFFGGVTAVAGAAIGFEVGLIILEWLGLAMLVGWAAESLKRIGAAFWAFLCTVWKAGGKQSEVDRGARAFAEALADLLGTILEALVMIAASSGVSATVNMLRGTAFGRRFGENKLGDWLDARIDNFRDGRGGRPKEVLTRFFRRVELADGNGKPVGEFDGINLTGKKFIEYKAARHISKLNPRTGKPQQTPVDWADKQLFGKTKKRISALLDPTTQTRAQSSGSQNVPPHSRDQRHPAL is encoded by the coding sequence ATGGGGGAGATCCCAGAAGGAGGAGAACTGGTAGGTAAAATAGGGATCATCAACTGGGACGGTAAGACCCAGGTTCGGCTGCGCTCTGCTCCTAATACAGCCATAAACGTGATCCGGACGTTGCCATTCAACCTGCACGTCCAAGTCATCAAGAGCTTTGCTGGGGGCTGGCTTTTTGTCACCACGCCGTGGGGCGATATGGGGTTCGTCGCATCCACTTATGTTTGGACCCATCTGCCCGAGCCAACGGCTCGGCTGCACCGGGTAAAGCAAGGTGTTCTCGGTACCGCCATCGCCATCGCCGAGACCTATTACGGTAGCGAGGCCGAGCAATGGGGGCAGGATCTGCGCTATTATGTCAATGTCCTTGCTCATGCGAACCGTGTCGCGGTGCCTTCAAGCACGACCGGATGGCGCCAGGTGCGTTTCAATTTTGGCAATCTCATCTGGGTTCCGGGACGCGCCTACGCTCAGAGCCTGCAGGATGTCATCAATGCCGGTTCGCTCTCGTACGAACTGGCCAGGGGCCTGAACGCCTCCCTCCAGCGCATCGAGCAGTTCCTAGAGAATAGCCATCGGGCGATCATGTTGTCACGGCGTTACCTGTGGGACGCCCTGGGGAAACGTTTCCAACAGGCATTGATCAACTCCGTGCTAGCGATAGCGGAATTGGTGGTGGGCGGGATCGCTTTGATGGCGTTGGCAACGGGGGCGGGAGCGGCCATTGGAGTTTTCTTCGGCGGTGTCACGGCGGTGGCGGGTGCTGCCATCGGGTTCGAGGTGGGCCTTATCATTCTCGAGTGGTTAGGGCTGGCAATGCTGGTGGGCTGGGCGGCCGAGTCCCTCAAGAGGATCGGTGCGGCATTTTGGGCATTCCTCTGCACCGTGTGGAAGGCTGGCGGCAAGCAAAGCGAGGTCGACCGCGGCGCACGGGCGTTCGCCGAGGCCTTGGCCGACTTGCTAGGAACAATCCTGGAGGCACTGGTGATGATTGCCGCCTCTAGTGGCGTGAGTGCCACCGTGAACATGCTGCGAGGAACGGCGTTCGGCCGACGCTTCGGTGAGAACAAGCTAGGGGATTGGCTCGACGCTCGCATCGATAATTTCCGAGATGGGCGCGGTGGGAGGCCAAAGGAAGTCCTGACGCGCTTCTTCCGAAGGGTGGAACTCGCAGATGGGAACGGGAAGCCGGTCGGAGAATTTGATGGCATCAATCTGACCGGGAAGAAATTCATCGAGTACAAGGCAGCCCGACATATCTCAAAGCTCAATCCACGCACCGGCAAGCCTCAGCAAACCCCGGTGGACTGGGCGGACAAGCAACTCTTCGGCAAGACGAAGAAGCGGATCAGCGCGCTGCTCGACCCAACCACCCAAACGCGGGCGCAATCCAGTGGCTCGCAGAATGTACCCCCCCATTCAAGAGATCAGAGGCATCCGGCGCTTTGA
- a CDS encoding polysaccharide deacetylase family protein translates to MTSPPGAPYSLALFLLTPALLLACGSGSQGSPPCGNTLAPPTTAYAFTDNVAPSAHPPRGLQPSQVPQFVSISWDDNSREDGMAWALQLAAARKNLDGTPINMTFFMTTKFIARDAITDPKALKKIWREALAAGHEVALHSVTHETSKSADTNRWTEELTGTIDALTKDYDANEEPWDTSLKSGPGLPREPLVGWRTPSLATNDLLMPVLKAHGVWYDSSLEEGFQNDQDGTNFLWPYTLDSGSPGDAFLAARGAQDTKAPITRHAGLWELPVYTFITPPEIRAALKYRVSWFDETNGKITGFDFNLLTHSMFQMNKAEFLATLKYTLDQRLRGNRAPFLITLHSDYYSPEFTYAPKITSAERRAAIEEFLDYALSKPEVRVRSYKEIFDWMRSPAAMECH, encoded by the coding sequence ATGACCTCCCCCCCTGGAGCGCCGTACTCGCTTGCCCTGTTCCTCCTGACTCCCGCCCTGCTCCTGGCGTGCGGCAGCGGCTCCCAAGGTAGCCCCCCGTGCGGGAACACGCTCGCCCCTCCCACCACGGCCTATGCCTTCACCGACAACGTGGCACCTTCCGCCCACCCGCCGCGAGGGCTCCAGCCCAGCCAAGTGCCACAGTTCGTGAGCATCAGCTGGGACGACAACAGCCGCGAGGATGGCATGGCGTGGGCGCTCCAGCTGGCCGCGGCGCGGAAGAACCTGGATGGAACTCCCATCAACATGACGTTCTTCATGACCACGAAGTTCATCGCGCGGGACGCCATCACCGATCCGAAGGCGCTCAAGAAGATCTGGCGCGAGGCCCTGGCCGCGGGCCACGAGGTGGCGCTCCACAGCGTGACCCACGAGACGAGCAAGAGCGCGGACACGAACCGCTGGACCGAAGAGCTCACCGGCACCATTGACGCGCTCACGAAGGACTACGACGCGAACGAGGAGCCTTGGGACACGTCGTTGAAGAGCGGTCCGGGGCTCCCGAGAGAGCCGCTGGTCGGCTGGCGCACACCGTCGCTCGCGACGAACGATCTGCTCATGCCCGTCCTGAAGGCCCACGGGGTCTGGTACGACTCCAGCCTGGAGGAAGGCTTTCAGAACGACCAGGATGGGACCAACTTTCTCTGGCCCTACACGCTGGACAGCGGCTCTCCGGGGGACGCGTTCCTGGCGGCGCGGGGCGCCCAAGACACGAAGGCCCCCATCACCCGGCATGCGGGCCTCTGGGAACTGCCGGTCTACACCTTCATCACCCCGCCGGAGATCCGGGCGGCACTCAAATACCGCGTGAGCTGGTTCGACGAAACGAACGGAAAGATCACTGGCTTCGACTTCAACCTGCTCACCCACTCCATGTTCCAGATGAACAAGGCAGAGTTCCTGGCGACGCTCAAATACACGCTGGATCAGAGGCTCCGGGGCAACCGCGCGCCCTTCCTCATCACCTTGCACTCTGACTACTACTCGCCCGAGTTTACGTATGCGCCCAAAATCACCAGCGCTGAGCGCCGGGCCGCGATCGAGGAGTTCCTCGACTACGCGCTCAGCAAGCCAGAAGTCCGGGTCCGCTCCTACAAGGAGATCTTCGACTGGATGCGCAGCCCCGCTGCGATGGAGTGCCACTAG
- a CDS encoding glutathione S-transferase family protein has product MTTPQAIQVSVLGWAPPIVHGLVRDLRVRWALEEAGWPYSEHVVNQAEQASAKYRELQPFGQVPAMQCDGLKLFESGAIVHYISERSPALMPDDPAARSQVTAWMFGALNSIEPPIMMLNVLDMIYQGPKGDEYNGLRAWVAGWVESRLDVLGGVLEGKEYVLGRFTAADVLLTTVLRILRDTDYVTKRSVLDAYQRRCEARPAFKKALKDHMASFEKHAPKT; this is encoded by the coding sequence ATGACCACACCACAAGCCATTCAAGTCAGCGTTCTGGGTTGGGCGCCCCCGATCGTTCACGGGTTGGTGCGAGACCTGCGCGTGCGCTGGGCACTCGAAGAAGCCGGCTGGCCCTACAGCGAGCACGTCGTCAACCAGGCAGAGCAAGCGAGCGCGAAATATCGCGAGCTGCAGCCGTTCGGTCAGGTGCCTGCGATGCAGTGCGACGGGCTGAAGCTGTTCGAGTCCGGGGCGATCGTGCACTACATCTCGGAGCGCAGCCCGGCGTTGATGCCGGATGATCCTGCGGCGCGTTCGCAGGTTACGGCCTGGATGTTTGGCGCGCTCAATTCGATCGAGCCGCCCATCATGATGCTCAATGTCCTCGACATGATCTACCAGGGCCCGAAGGGAGACGAATACAACGGGCTGCGCGCGTGGGTCGCTGGCTGGGTCGAATCTCGCCTCGACGTTCTCGGGGGCGTGCTGGAAGGCAAGGAGTACGTGCTCGGTCGCTTCACCGCTGCCGACGTGCTGCTTACGACCGTGCTGCGGATTCTGCGCGACACGGACTACGTCACCAAGCGATCGGTGCTCGATGCTTATCAGCGCCGCTGTGAGGCGCGGCCAGCATTCAAAAAAGCATTGAAGGACCACATGGCCAGCTTCGAGAAGCACGCGCCGAAAACCTGA
- a CDS encoding pectin acetylesterase-family hydrolase — MRSQREARNGRWGLAVVAALAVGCGDASKEESVGTEPGTWGWTAVPESTCDEGTPTGLGSNLAEDSKNLVIYFSGGGACWDATTCLEANSSLHGPFTGFLFTLVKDNTFKGSILDRTLAHNPYQDWNLFFLPYCTGDLHIGDADQVYTAGSVTKTIRHRGLKNTQAFLARIAATVPEPEQVLVTGSSAGGFGAALNYTLIRQAFPRARVFLVDDAGPLFKNDALSPALRAAWAQAWNYDAVLEGIDPAVREDFSALYPVLARKFPEDRMALLSSLQDETIRAYFQLTPERFEIALRDLATTVIAPLPRTRTFLTPGEGHTLLTQPAAHRSQNVGLLDWLQQMHTASDAEWKSVQP; from the coding sequence ATGCGCAGCCAACGTGAAGCAAGGAACGGGAGATGGGGGCTCGCCGTGGTGGCGGCGCTGGCCGTGGGCTGTGGGGACGCGTCCAAGGAAGAATCCGTCGGTACAGAGCCCGGGACCTGGGGCTGGACAGCAGTCCCTGAGTCCACCTGTGACGAGGGCACCCCCACCGGGCTGGGCAGCAACCTCGCCGAGGACAGCAAGAACCTGGTCATCTACTTCAGCGGGGGCGGCGCGTGTTGGGATGCCACCACGTGCCTGGAGGCGAACAGTTCCCTGCATGGACCCTTCACCGGGTTTCTCTTCACCCTCGTGAAGGACAACACCTTCAAGGGGTCCATCCTGGACCGGACGCTTGCCCACAACCCGTACCAGGACTGGAACCTGTTCTTCCTCCCGTACTGCACGGGGGACCTGCACATCGGGGACGCGGACCAGGTGTACACAGCAGGCTCCGTGACGAAGACGATTCGTCACCGGGGCCTGAAGAACACCCAGGCGTTCCTCGCGCGCATCGCCGCCACGGTGCCCGAGCCCGAGCAGGTGCTGGTGACGGGCTCGAGCGCGGGCGGCTTCGGCGCGGCGCTCAACTACACGCTCATCCGCCAGGCCTTCCCCCGCGCCCGGGTCTTCCTGGTGGATGACGCTGGTCCGCTGTTCAAGAACGACGCCCTGTCCCCGGCGCTCCGGGCCGCCTGGGCTCAGGCCTGGAACTACGATGCAGTGCTCGAAGGCATCGACCCGGCGGTGAGGGAGGACTTCTCGGCGCTCTACCCGGTGCTCGCGCGCAAGTTCCCCGAGGACCGCATGGCGCTCCTGTCCTCGTTGCAGGACGAGACCATCCGCGCTTACTTCCAGCTGACGCCGGAGCGCTTCGAGATCGCGCTGCGTGACCTGGCCACCACGGTGATTGCACCGCTGCCGCGCACGCGCACCTTCCTCACCCCGGGGGAGGGCCACACCCTGTTGACCCAGCCCGCGGCGCATCGCTCCCAGAACGTGGGTTTGCTGGACTGGCTCCAGCAGATGCACACCGCGAGCGATGCAGAGTGGAAGTCCGTGCAGCCCTGA